In Agrobacterium sp. RAC06, a single window of DNA contains:
- a CDS encoding GNAT family N-acetyltransferase — translation MLAPSVILRTPRLVLTRWLDGDEERLVELHGTPETSAYVGNGKPWDRDYARERLAGWRTGFHRHGFSTLKLMTASGSQFVGRAGISWYEDAQVHQLAYSIAQSEWGRGYASEIASALVGWFFEAEVGERLEAMAHVDNAASLHILKKTGFRDIDMRTVRGEPCRFFEMTRAVYADLANASPSRKPTS, via the coding sequence GTGCTGGCGCCATCCGTGATCCTGCGGACGCCGCGTCTTGTCCTGACACGGTGGTTGGATGGTGACGAAGAGCGTCTTGTCGAATTGCACGGCACGCCGGAGACCAGCGCCTATGTCGGGAACGGCAAGCCCTGGGATCGGGACTACGCACGAGAGCGACTGGCGGGGTGGCGGACAGGCTTTCACCGCCATGGCTTCTCCACCTTGAAGCTGATGACGGCCAGTGGTTCGCAATTCGTCGGGCGCGCCGGCATCAGCTGGTACGAAGACGCCCAAGTCCATCAACTTGCCTATTCGATCGCCCAGTCCGAATGGGGTAGGGGTTACGCGAGTGAGATCGCTAGCGCTCTGGTTGGGTGGTTCTTCGAGGCTGAGGTTGGGGAGCGGCTGGAGGCCATGGCGCATGTCGACAACGCGGCCTCCTTACACATCCTCAAAAAGACAGGCTTCCGGGACATCGACATGCGCACCGTGCGAGGGGAACCCTGCCGCTTCTTTGAAATGACCCGAG
- the tyrS gene encoding tyrosine--tRNA ligase, with protein MTKFKSDFLRILSERGFIHQMSDETGLDDLLAKESVTAYIGYDPTASSLHVGHLMQIMMLRWFQQTGHQPISLMGGGTGMVGDPSFKEEARKLMTIETIEENIASIKRCFSHYLDYNQGPKGGALMINNAEWLRPLNYLEFLRDVGRHFSVNRMLSFDSVKTRLDREQSLSFLEFNYMILQAYDFVELNQRYGCRLQMGGSDQWGNIINGIDLGHRMGTPQLYALTAPLLTTSSGAKMGKSASGAVWLNADLLPVYDFWQYWRNTEDADVVRFLKLFTILPMDEIARLAALGGSEINEAKKILATEVTTLLHGRDAAEQAAETARKTFEEGALADTLPTVEVAASELEAGIGLLGLIVKAGLAASNGEARRHVQGGAVKINDAGVSDERMSVGTAEVTADGVIKLSLGKKKHILIKPV; from the coding sequence ATGACGAAGTTCAAGTCCGATTTCCTCCGCATCCTCTCCGAGCGCGGCTTCATTCATCAGATGTCCGATGAAACGGGGCTTGACGACCTGCTCGCCAAGGAGAGCGTGACGGCCTATATCGGCTATGACCCGACGGCATCCAGCTTGCATGTCGGCCACCTGATGCAGATCATGATGCTGCGCTGGTTCCAGCAGACCGGCCACCAGCCGATCTCGCTGATGGGCGGCGGTACCGGCATGGTCGGCGACCCCTCCTTCAAGGAGGAGGCGCGCAAGCTGATGACGATCGAGACGATTGAAGAAAATATCGCCTCGATCAAACGCTGCTTCTCGCATTACCTCGACTACAACCAGGGGCCGAAGGGCGGCGCCCTGATGATTAACAATGCCGAATGGCTGCGTCCGCTCAACTATCTCGAATTCCTGCGCGATGTCGGCCGGCATTTCTCGGTCAACCGCATGCTCTCCTTCGACAGCGTCAAGACGCGGCTTGACCGCGAGCAGTCGCTGTCCTTCCTGGAATTCAACTACATGATCCTCCAGGCTTACGACTTCGTCGAGCTGAACCAGCGCTACGGCTGCAGGCTGCAGATGGGCGGTTCCGACCAGTGGGGCAACATCATCAACGGCATCGACCTCGGCCACCGCATGGGCACGCCGCAGCTCTATGCGCTGACCGCACCGCTGCTCACCACCTCCTCCGGCGCCAAGATGGGCAAGTCGGCCTCGGGCGCTGTATGGCTCAATGCCGACCTCTTGCCGGTCTATGACTTCTGGCAGTACTGGCGCAACACCGAGGATGCCGACGTCGTGCGCTTCCTCAAGCTCTTCACCATCCTGCCGATGGACGAGATCGCACGTCTGGCAGCGCTTGGTGGCTCGGAGATCAACGAAGCCAAGAAGATCCTCGCCACGGAAGTGACGACGCTGCTGCATGGTCGCGACGCCGCTGAACAGGCTGCCGAAACGGCCCGCAAGACCTTCGAGGAAGGGGCGCTTGCCGACACGCTGCCGACCGTCGAAGTCGCGGCCAGCGAGCTGGAAGCGGGCATCGGCTTGCTCGGACTGATCGTCAAGGCGGGCCTTGCCGCCTCGAACGGCGAAGCCCGCCGTCACGTGCAGGGCGGTGCGGTCAAGATCAACGATGCAGGCGTCTCCGACGAGCGCATGTCTGTGGGCACTGCAGAGGTCACGGCGGATGGCGTCATCAAGCTTTCGCTCGGAAAGAAGAAGCACATTCTGATCAAGCCGGTCTGA
- a CDS encoding DUF1127 domain-containing protein: MNPIRIAKNWISYRRTMNELGNLSSQTLNDIGITRYEIRNIASRSFR; the protein is encoded by the coding sequence ATGAACCCGATCCGCATTGCAAAGAACTGGATCAGCTACCGCCGCACGATGAACGAACTGGGCAACCTGTCTTCGCAGACCCTGAACGACATCGGCATCACCCGCTACGAAATCCGCAACATCGCTTCGCGCTCCTTCCGTTAA
- the trmFO gene encoding methylenetetrahydrofolate--tRNA-(uracil(54)-C(5))-methyltransferase (FADH(2)-oxidizing) TrmFO, whose translation MTNSSFSPIHIIGGGLAGSEAAWQVAQAGVPVILHEMRGVRGTDAHKTDGLAELVCSNSFRSDDATSNAVGVIHAEMRLAGSLIMACADKHQVPAGGALAVDRDGFSEAVTAEIQRHPLIAVVREEVTGLPPEDWDLAIIATGPLTSPALAEAIRERTGKDALAFFDAIAPIVHTDSIDMDTCWFQSRYDKVGPGGTGKDYINCPLDETQYNAFIDALIAGDAVGFKEWEGTPYFDGCLPIEVMAERGRETLRHGPMKPMGLTNAHNPTVKPYAVVQLRQDNALGTLYNMVGFQTKLRYGAQAEIFRMIPGLENAEFARLGGLHRNTYIHSPTLLDQSLQLKARPGLRFAGQITGCEGYVESASIGLLAGRFAAAQRKGETISVPPATTALGSLLNHITGGHIVSDEEPGKRSFQPMNINFGLFPELEPGSIVKPEGVKRFRGKDKTIMKRQLIAARALEHCKTWLGAA comes from the coding sequence ATGACAAACAGCTCCTTCTCCCCCATTCACATCATCGGCGGCGGTCTTGCAGGCTCGGAGGCCGCCTGGCAGGTGGCCCAGGCCGGCGTCCCGGTCATCCTGCACGAAATGCGCGGCGTGCGCGGCACCGATGCACACAAGACCGACGGCTTGGCCGAGCTGGTCTGCTCCAACTCCTTTCGCTCTGACGATGCGACATCGAATGCCGTCGGCGTCATCCATGCCGAGATGCGGCTCGCGGGCTCGTTGATCATGGCCTGCGCCGACAAACACCAGGTTCCGGCCGGTGGCGCGCTCGCGGTTGACCGCGACGGCTTCTCCGAGGCCGTCACGGCCGAGATCCAACGGCATCCGCTGATCGCAGTCGTACGTGAGGAAGTGACGGGCCTGCCGCCGGAGGACTGGGATCTCGCCATCATTGCGACAGGCCCCCTCACCTCGCCGGCGCTCGCCGAAGCCATCCGCGAGCGGACCGGCAAGGATGCGCTTGCCTTCTTCGATGCGATTGCACCGATCGTGCATACCGACAGCATCGACATGGACACCTGCTGGTTCCAGTCGCGCTACGACAAGGTAGGCCCCGGCGGCACGGGCAAGGATTATATCAACTGCCCCCTCGACGAGACACAGTACAATGCCTTCATCGACGCACTGATTGCCGGTGACGCCGTCGGCTTCAAGGAATGGGAAGGCACGCCCTATTTCGATGGCTGCCTGCCGATCGAAGTCATGGCGGAACGCGGCCGCGAAACGCTGCGCCACGGGCCGATGAAGCCGATGGGCCTCACCAATGCCCACAACCCGACAGTCAAGCCCTATGCCGTCGTGCAGCTGCGCCAGGATAATGCGCTGGGCACGCTCTACAACATGGTCGGTTTCCAGACGAAGCTGCGCTACGGCGCCCAGGCCGAGATCTTTCGGATGATCCCGGGCCTGGAAAATGCGGAATTTGCCCGGCTCGGCGGGTTACACCGCAATACCTATATCCACTCACCGACGCTTCTCGACCAGAGCCTGCAGCTGAAGGCCCGTCCGGGCCTGCGCTTCGCCGGCCAGATCACCGGTTGCGAAGGCTATGTAGAGAGCGCCTCGATCGGCCTGCTGGCCGGGCGCTTTGCAGCGGCCCAGCGCAAGGGCGAGACGATCAGCGTGCCACCGGCGACGACCGCGCTTGGCTCGCTGCTCAACCACATCACGGGCGGCCATATCGTTTCCGACGAGGAGCCTGGCAAGCGCTCGTTCCAGCCGATGAACATCAATTTCGGATTGTTCCCCGAGCTTGAGCCCGGATCGATCGTCAAGCCAGAGGGCGTCAAGCGCTTCCGCGGCAAGGACAAGACGATAATGAAGCGTCAACTGATCGCCGCGCGCGCCCTCGAACACTGCAAGACCTGGCTCGGCGCTGCCTGA